One genomic segment of Photobacterium sp. DA100 includes these proteins:
- the yqeC gene encoding selenium cofactor biosynthesis protein YqeC yields MVNSTQTRLIEQTPDQFILSELYQYHLTAETTPVFITLVGGGGKTSAAFWLARKFKLWGNAVCLTTTTKMYLPDAHQADYILPLNAMYCNKKENGKIIETRNNALAQDEFDFHDPAITFCYKSLLTDHLKTARLKVSGLSEREIKKLQNDFPFTVFIIEGDGSRSLPIKAPHGHEPCIPSYSDMVIGVTGAEAINHKAIPERVHRWPAFSALTQCHPGDVIDAQVLQPLISHPQGLFKSTPRTAKQVWLINKMDQANDALTVSQIAEEVLVNSPQLDSVWLAEMQADTPIKKVILKKQVAYATET; encoded by the coding sequence ATGGTTAATAGCACACAGACACGATTAATAGAGCAAACTCCAGACCAATTTATCCTGTCTGAGTTATACCAATACCATTTAACTGCTGAAACCACCCCGGTATTTATTACTCTAGTCGGTGGTGGTGGAAAAACATCCGCCGCATTTTGGCTTGCCCGTAAATTCAAACTGTGGGGCAATGCCGTTTGCCTAACCACGACCACGAAAATGTATTTGCCCGATGCACACCAGGCTGATTATATCCTTCCCCTGAATGCCATGTACTGCAATAAAAAAGAAAATGGAAAGATAATAGAAACGCGTAATAATGCTTTAGCACAAGATGAATTTGATTTTCATGACCCAGCCATCACTTTTTGCTATAAATCATTATTAACCGACCACTTGAAAACAGCCCGTTTGAAAGTATCTGGGTTATCTGAAAGAGAGATAAAAAAACTACAAAATGATTTCCCCTTCACAGTTTTTATTATTGAAGGCGATGGTTCCCGCTCATTACCGATAAAAGCCCCTCACGGGCATGAGCCTTGCATTCCGAGTTACTCGGATATGGTGATTGGTGTCACCGGTGCAGAGGCCATCAACCACAAGGCGATTCCCGAACGCGTTCACCGCTGGCCGGCTTTTTCAGCCCTTACACAGTGCCACCCCGGAGATGTGATCGACGCCCAAGTGTTGCAACCGCTGATTTCTCACCCGCAGGGGTTATTTAAATCAACCCCAAGGACAGCAAAGCAAGTCTGGCTGATAAACAAAATGGATCAGGCCAACGATGCCCTAACCGTTAGCCAGATCGCGGAAGAGGTACTGGTCAACAGTCCACAGCTCGATTCCGTTTGGCTGGCAGAAATGCAGGCGGATACACCAATCAAAAAAGTTATTTTGAAGAAGCAAGTAGCCTATGCCACTGAAACATAG
- a CDS encoding rhodanese-like domain-containing protein: MIQNKTSLHAFPLRRCGRSVWLNLFILASALLVLPFSANAALFGGKFKAEVETEQVAIKLHNDTLAGGYQLIDTNGLKALIEQDSDVIIVDAMPFKDSYKKEHIPTAQQFEFPIPDMPEWDSALTDQQSIEDFTQLLGEDKDKTLVFYCGFVKCGRSHNAAAWAVKLGYTNVYRYPGGIFAWKGAGFKTSSL, from the coding sequence ATGATACAGAACAAGACTTCATTGCACGCATTTCCATTGCGGCGTTGCGGACGCAGCGTTTGGCTGAACCTGTTCATTCTCGCCAGTGCATTGCTAGTCCTGCCGTTTAGCGCCAATGCCGCTCTGTTTGGCGGCAAGTTCAAAGCTGAAGTGGAAACCGAGCAGGTGGCCATCAAGCTCCATAACGACACCCTGGCCGGCGGCTACCAGCTCATCGATACCAACGGGCTCAAGGCACTCATCGAACAGGACAGCGATGTGATAATTGTCGATGCTATGCCGTTCAAAGACAGCTACAAGAAAGAGCACATTCCCACCGCCCAGCAGTTCGAGTTCCCTATTCCGGATATGCCAGAATGGGACTCGGCATTAACCGATCAGCAATCAATCGAGGATTTCACCCAGCTTCTCGGTGAAGACAAGGATAAAACCTTGGTTTTCTACTGCGGTTTTGTGAAGTGCGGCCGTAGCCATAATGCGGCTGCTTGGGCGGTAAAACTCGGCTACACCAATGTCTATCGTTATCCTGGCGGTATCTTTGCGTGGAAAGGGGCGGGCTTCAAAACCTCTTCGCTATAG
- the yqeB gene encoding selenium-dependent molybdenum cofactor biosynthesis protein YqeB produces the protein MNIFAKAAQLEQDNIPFALANIIETRGSAPRHSGQMIVKADGSIIGTVGGGMIERYVIEQALEALSERKPRVVKGRMTRNGPDAMGMDCGGAMTVFVDVYGLRPSLILIGAGHVNRAVAQAAHVLGFDISVADAYADSLAEEHFPAGTKRLLGDTMEEAIDQLDINKDSYVVIATNHQDQDAISKVVDCETRYTGLMASRRKVQTLFTHLRQSGVDEARIKNIHSPIGFNIGAETPEEIAISIMAEILKVKHESAGGQLKDDTRLNQNKLVLVRGAGDMATGVAVRLFNAGFKVVMTDIAKPTMIRCSVSFGQCLFGEPVQVEGITACKANNKDEVFAIIDRNQIPVVVDEECSYAGTLKPTFLVDAILAKHNVGTQKDMAPITIALGPGFTAGKDCDAVIETNRGHHLGRVIYQGATQPNTGVPGNIAGYTHQRVLRAPCAGVMHSHVKLGDLVQEGDVIAHIGDSPVVAPLGGMVRGLLNNGLSVREGFKIGDIDPRGEEADYTTVSDKARAIGGSVLEAMLHLEQQTMS, from the coding sequence ATGAATATCTTTGCCAAGGCAGCCCAACTAGAACAAGACAACATTCCCTTCGCCCTTGCCAATATCATCGAAACCCGCGGTTCAGCCCCGCGCCACTCCGGCCAAATGATCGTCAAGGCAGATGGCAGCATCATCGGCACAGTAGGTGGCGGCATGATTGAACGGTATGTTATCGAACAAGCCTTGGAAGCCCTGTCAGAAAGAAAACCCCGCGTCGTCAAAGGCCGGATGACCCGCAACGGCCCCGATGCCATGGGCATGGACTGCGGCGGCGCTATGACGGTCTTTGTCGATGTCTATGGCCTTCGTCCTAGCCTCATTCTGATTGGTGCCGGGCACGTCAACCGTGCAGTTGCCCAGGCCGCCCATGTACTCGGCTTCGATATTTCCGTCGCCGATGCCTATGCCGACAGCCTGGCCGAAGAGCATTTCCCGGCAGGGACCAAGCGCCTACTGGGCGATACCATGGAAGAGGCTATCGACCAGCTGGATATCAACAAAGACAGCTATGTAGTCATTGCCACCAACCACCAGGACCAAGACGCCATTTCCAAGGTAGTGGATTGCGAAACCCGCTACACCGGCCTAATGGCCAGCCGCCGCAAGGTGCAAACCCTGTTTACCCACCTGCGCCAGAGCGGAGTGGATGAAGCGCGGATCAAGAACATCCACTCACCCATTGGCTTCAACATCGGTGCTGAAACCCCGGAAGAAATCGCCATCAGTATCATGGCGGAGATCCTCAAGGTGAAACATGAGTCCGCGGGCGGCCAGCTGAAGGACGATACCCGCCTAAATCAAAACAAACTGGTGCTGGTCCGCGGTGCAGGCGATATGGCCACCGGGGTTGCCGTCCGCTTGTTCAATGCCGGATTCAAAGTCGTGATGACAGATATCGCTAAGCCCACCATGATCCGCTGCAGCGTGTCGTTTGGCCAATGTCTGTTTGGCGAGCCAGTCCAGGTGGAAGGGATCACCGCCTGCAAAGCCAACAACAAAGACGAGGTGTTCGCCATCATCGACCGCAATCAGATCCCTGTGGTAGTCGATGAAGAGTGCAGCTATGCCGGCACTTTGAAGCCGACCTTCCTCGTTGATGCCATTCTGGCCAAGCACAATGTCGGTACCCAAAAGGACATGGCCCCCATTACCATCGCCCTGGGCCCTGGCTTTACTGCGGGCAAAGACTGCGATGCGGTGATTGAAACCAACCGCGGCCACCACCTAGGTCGAGTGATTTACCAAGGGGCGACCCAGCCTAATACTGGCGTACCCGGCAATATTGCAGGCTACACCCACCAGCGGGTACTACGTGCCCCATGCGCCGGTGTCATGCACAGCCATGTCAAGCTCGGCGATCTCGTCCAAGAGGGCGATGTGATTGCCCATATCGGCGACAGCCCGGTGGTCGCGCCACTGGGCGGCATGGTACGAGGATTACTCAACAACGGCCTTAGCGTCCGCGAAGGCTTCAAGATCGGCGATATTGATCCCCGTGGCGAAGAGGCCGATTACACCACGGTATCCGACAAGGCACGGGCTATTGGCGGCAGCGTTCTGGAAGCCATGCTACACCTGGAGCAACAAACAATGAGTTAA
- a CDS encoding 8-oxoguanine deaminase, which yields METTWIKDPLAIFTASMNDAPGGIVIQDNRILETLDRGERPSVPIDVTVDASQHVVTPGLINAHHHFYQTLTRAYPGALNKELFHWLKSLYPVWAGLDEGMMRVATELALVEMMMSGCTTASDHHYLLPHGLENAIDIQVDAARQLGIRAILTRGSMSLGEEQGGLPPQHTIQSEQAIIEDSLRLIREYHQADDGAMVQIALAPCSPFSVTTELMKETAYIARQHGVMLHTHLCETKDEEQFCLDSFGYRPVDYLEEVGWLHERTWLAHGIHFNDEEVRRLGLTQVGICHCPTSNMMLASGICRNKELEAAGAKVGLGVDGSASNDGSNMIAEVRMAMYLQRLRYGSAEVTHFDALRWATAGSAAAMGRNDIGKIEAGMQADIAMFKLDDIRFSGSHDPLAALLLCGAQQADKVMVAGKWRVLDGRVEGIDLDDLMARHRAAAKRLAVKAN from the coding sequence ATGGAAACAACGTGGATTAAAGATCCTCTGGCTATCTTCACTGCCTCCATGAATGATGCTCCGGGCGGCATCGTTATACAAGATAACCGTATTCTCGAAACCCTTGACCGCGGCGAGCGGCCCTCAGTACCCATAGACGTCACCGTTGATGCCAGTCAGCATGTCGTCACCCCGGGGCTGATCAATGCCCACCATCACTTCTACCAGACCCTGACCCGGGCCTACCCCGGAGCACTCAATAAAGAGCTTTTCCACTGGCTTAAAAGCCTATACCCGGTTTGGGCCGGACTGGACGAGGGAATGATGCGGGTTGCGACCGAGCTTGCCCTGGTCGAGATGATGATGTCGGGTTGTACGACCGCCTCGGACCATCACTACCTATTGCCTCACGGGTTGGAAAACGCTATCGATATTCAGGTCGATGCGGCCCGGCAGCTCGGCATTCGAGCAATATTGACCCGTGGCTCGATGAGTCTTGGGGAAGAGCAAGGGGGACTGCCGCCACAGCACACGATACAGTCGGAACAGGCCATTATCGAAGATAGCCTGCGCCTGATCCGTGAATATCACCAGGCGGATGACGGTGCCATGGTGCAGATCGCGCTGGCACCTTGCTCGCCATTTTCGGTCACCACCGAGCTGATGAAGGAAACAGCCTACATCGCCCGCCAGCATGGGGTGATGCTGCATACCCATTTATGCGAAACCAAGGATGAGGAGCAGTTCTGCCTTGACAGTTTCGGCTACCGGCCGGTGGATTATCTCGAAGAGGTCGGCTGGCTCCATGAGCGGACTTGGCTGGCCCATGGCATTCACTTCAACGACGAGGAAGTGCGCCGTTTAGGGCTGACCCAGGTCGGGATCTGCCACTGCCCGACATCGAATATGATGCTGGCCTCGGGCATTTGCCGTAATAAGGAGCTGGAAGCGGCAGGGGCCAAGGTCGGGCTCGGGGTCGATGGCTCGGCCTCCAATGATGGGTCGAACATGATTGCCGAGGTACGCATGGCGATGTACCTGCAGCGGCTGCGTTATGGCTCTGCTGAGGTGACCCATTTCGATGCCCTGCGCTGGGCGACGGCGGGTTCGGCCGCGGCGATGGGGCGCAATGACATCGGTAAGATTGAAGCGGGAATGCAGGCCGATATCGCCATGTTCAAGCTTGATGATATCCGCTTCTCTGGCAGCCATGATCCGTTAGCCGCCTTGTTGCTTTGTGGTGCCCAGCAGGCCGATAAGGTGATGGTTGCCGGTAAGTGGCGGGTGCTGGATGGCCGGGTAGAAGGTATTGATCTTGATGATCTGATGGCACGCCATCGGGCGGCTGCCAAGCGGTTGGCAGTGAAAGCGAATTAG
- a CDS encoding MauE/DoxX family redox-associated membrane protein, translating into MKTRGYFHHFVTSFVLMCAAALTVKGFFLPDHTGLLLSDTGIVPAMYVEPIAFAIPLALGISALTAYLGITSLLPVVVGFGIHIALSGLALYQGLHFDCGCYLPGSVQSEVYSTLEPQFLIMLLVLIVSAALHYFNNMATHRPVTPTV; encoded by the coding sequence ATGAAAACTAGAGGCTATTTCCATCACTTTGTTACCTCCTTTGTACTGATGTGCGCGGCTGCGCTAACTGTCAAAGGGTTCTTCTTACCCGACCACACCGGGTTACTGCTGAGCGATACCGGCATCGTCCCAGCGATGTATGTCGAGCCCATCGCTTTCGCCATCCCGTTAGCGCTAGGGATTAGCGCACTCACGGCCTACTTGGGTATAACCTCCCTACTTCCTGTTGTTGTCGGCTTCGGCATTCACATCGCCCTGTCCGGACTTGCCCTTTATCAAGGCTTACATTTCGACTGCGGTTGCTACCTGCCCGGCTCGGTGCAGTCGGAAGTCTACAGCACCCTTGAACCCCAGTTTCTCATCATGCTGCTGGTTCTGATCGTTTCAGCAGCACTCCACTACTTCAATAACATGGCGACCCACCGCCCAGTGACACCTACCGTGTAA